A genomic region of Trifolium pratense cultivar HEN17-A07 linkage group LG3, ARS_RC_1.1, whole genome shotgun sequence contains the following coding sequences:
- the LOC123914727 gene encoding serpin-ZX-like, translating to MKRVEALLCKITLKIFKRQFPMYIFLPNAKDGISGLVEKVASEFELLDFPLTQCELGDFGIPRFKFLFGLETSHVLMELGVILPFCAAGFTKMAIEVTKEVNLWAHKKTNGLIKELVPPQSVDSLTRLIFANALHFKGSWDEPFPDWCTKNYDFHLLNGSSVKVPFMTTNLEQFIGVFDGFKVLCLPYEQGEDKRQFSMYIFLPNAKDGLSDLVEKVASEYELIENNFPLTEIELGDFRIPRFKFSFGLETSHMSWEFYQ from the exons ATGAAAAGAGTTGAGGCTCTACTGTGTAAAATCACTCTCAAAATCTTTAAGAGGCAATTCCCTATGTACATCTTTCTTCCAAATGCAAAAGATGGGATATCAGGTTTGGTTGAGAAAGTGGCTTCTGAATTTGAGTTATTAGATTTTCCTCTTACTCAATGCGAATTAGGTGACTTTGGAATTCCAagattcaaatttttatttgggCTTGAAACTTCTCATGTGTTGATGGAGTTAGGAGTGATTTTACCTTTTTGTGCAGCAGGTTTCACAAAAATG GCTATTGAAGTGACTAAAGAAGTAAATTTATGGGCTCATAAAAAGACAAATGGCCTTATTAAAGAACTTGTTCCTCCACAATCAGTCGACAGCTTAACCAGACTTATATTTGCTAATGCACTGCACTTTAAAGGTTCATGGGATGAACCGTTTCCTGATTGGTGTACGAAAAACTATGATTTTCATCTTCTAAATGGCAGCTCAGTTAAGGTTCCTTTCATGACCACCAACCTTGAACAGTTTATTGGAGTTTTTGATGGTTTTAAAGTTCTTTGCCTTCCTTATGAGCAAGGAGAAGATAAGCGGCAATTCTCTATGTACATCTTTCTTCCAAATGCAAAAGATGGGTTGTCAGATTTGGTTGAGAAGGTGGCTTCTGAATATGAGTTAATAGAAAACAATTTTCCTCTTACTGAAATCGAATTAGGTGACTTTCGAATTCCAagattcaaattttcatttgggCTTGAAACTTCTCATATGTCTTGGGAGTTTTATCAATGA